In Streptomyces erythrochromogenes, the DNA window GGCCTCCAGCGGCGGCACGTCGAGGACGTAGGACGCTAGTTCGGCGGAGGCCGGCCGGTCCCCCGGGCGCTTCTCCAGCAGGGCGGAGACCAGGAGGTCCAGCGCGGGCGGCAGGTCGGGCCGCAGGGCGGACAGCCTTTGCGGCTGCTCCTCCAGGTGGGCGCGGCGGTATTCCTCGCGGGATTCGCAGGTTCCGAAGGGGCGCACTCCGGTGAGGAGTTCGAAGGCCAGGCAGCCGAAGGCGTAGAGGTCGCCCTGGTAGGTGACCGGGCTCCCGCTCCACTGCTCGGGCGGCATGTAGGGGGCGCTGCCGAGGACCTGGCCGGGGGTGGTGAGCTCGGTGACCGGTTCGGCGCCGACGAGCTTGGCGATGCCGAAGTCGCACACCTTGACCGTGCCGCCGGACGTCAGGAGGACGTTGGAGGGCTTGATGTCCCGGTGCACGATCTCGGCGCCGTGCACGTCGACGATGCCCTGGACGATCTCGCGCAGGACGGGCAGCGCCCAGGCCGGGGTGCGGTCGGCGATGAACCGCTCCGCCAGTTCCCGGTGCAGGCTGTGGCCCTCGACGTACTCCATCGCCAGGTAGTCGACGCCGCTGTCGGAGCCGGCGCCGAAGAGGCGCACGGTGTGGCGGCTCACGACGCGTTCCAGGGCGCGCGCCTCGTGCCGGAAGCGGGCCCGCGCCTCCGGGGAGTCCAGGGACTGCGCGAGGATCGTCTTCACGGCGACGGTGTCGCCGCTCCCGGTGTCGGTGGCCTGCCAGACCTCGCCCATGCCGCCCCGGCCGAGGAGCCGGTCCAGCCGGTAGCGGCCGTCGAGCAGTATCCCGTCCAGGGCGGGGCCGGCCATCGTCACCCGCCGATCGCGGTGTGGACGAGGGCGCGGACGTGCGGGGTGCGGCCGACGACCTGGTAGGCGGGGGCGACGCACAGGGTGAGGGGTTCGCTCTCCTCGGCCCAGGGCCACAGGTCGTACAGGTGGGTGTCGGGGGTGCGGCCCAGGTGCAGCTCGAAGTTCCATCGGTGGACTCCGCCCAGTTCGGCGATGTCGGCGCGCAGCTCGGCGGTCTGGTGGTGAAGGTCCGTCACCGTGCCCAGCCTCGCGTCCCCGCCCAGCACGCGGGCGGCCGCGCCGTGCCAGTCCTCCTCGGCGGCGGGGTGTTCCGCGAGGACCGTGCGGAACAGGGCGGCGGCGAGCCGTACGTGGGTCTCCAGCCGGCCGTAGCGGTCCGGGATCGCGGCGGCCACGTCGGCGCAGCGTCCGACGATCTGGTCGCGCAGGGCGACGTAGCCGCGGGCCGTCTCGTTGTGGGCGCTCTCCAGTTCCGTGGTCCGGTCGGCGCGCAGGCTGTGCACCACCTCGTAGAGCTTGTCGAGCCGGCCCTGCCGGTCCTCGCGTTCGGCGCGCAGGGACTCGACCTCCGTGCGCAGGGCCCGTACCTCGTGGAAGACCTTCCACGGGAGGATGCGGCGGGAGTCCTCCTGCTGTTCGGGCTCGTGGTCGTGGGCGCCGGGGTGGGGCGGCTGCTGTGCGGGCACGGGCGGCGGTGTGGACGGCGCGGGCGGGCGGGCGCCGGGCCACGGTCCCGGTGACGCGGGCCGGCCCCGGTCCGGTTCTGAGCTATCCATGTGGCGTTCCCCTTCTCCTGCTGCCTGCTACTCGGGTACTCCGGCGAACTCGACGACGGTGTCGAGGCGGGCCTGGGTGCGGCGGTTCACCACGGTCACGCCGATCTCGGTGCCGCCGAAGGTGAAGTGCAGGTCCACGACGCGGTCCTCGACGTCTTCGCCGACCGAGTCGCGGATGTCGACGACGACGGTGCCCAGGAGACGGGCGCCGGGTGTCTTGACCGTCAGGCCCTTCACGGCGGGTACCGCGTACAGCGCGACCTCCAGTTCGCTCTGCTCCTTGCTCAGCGGGAGGAGGGAGTGGGTGCGTTCGCTGCCGACCCGGACCGATTCGCCCATGAGGACGAGGGGGTCGAGGACCCCGTCGCGGAAGGCGCCCTGGCCCCTGACCCGGGTGATGCCGAGGGCGCGGACGGCTCCCGACTCGCGCAGCACGCCGCCGAACCTGCGGCGGGTGGAGACCTCGACGGCGTACGTGTGGGACGCGCGCCGGGAGTGCACGACCTCGGGGCGGCAGGCGTAGTGCACGGCGCCGCCGAGCACCGCGCGGGAGGGGTTCGGCGGGATCATCAGCTGGACCCCGGCCGGGAACTCCTTGTCGATGTGCTGGCCGAGCCGGCTCTGGACGTAGGGCGACTGGGCGAATCCGCCGACCAGGATCACGCGCAGGCCCTCGGCGGCGACGGCCGGGTCGGCGAGCAGTTCGCGGATCTGGGTGCTCACCAGCTTCTGGAGGGGTTCGGTGGTGCCCTGGAAGAGGCCCCGCATCACGTCGGGTTCGATGACGATGTGGTCGTCGACGCCCTGCTGTTCCGCGGCGAGGCGCTGGGATCCGCCGTGGGGGTCGATGATCCGGCTCGCCTTGAGGGAGATCGGGATGCGGACGGCGCTGTCCCCGTCGCGGAAGCCGGTCTTGAGCCGTTCGAAGGCGTCCATCAGCTCCATCAGCTGGGCGGGGGCGGCTTCGAGGGCCTTGAACGCGGCCTGTCCGAGCCGCGGGCGGAGCACCTGGACCTGGAAGCGGCGGTTGATGAAGTTGGAGCCCAGTTTGCCGCCGGAGGGCGGGCGCAGCTGTTCGAGGGAGCCGTCGCGCCGGCACCGGTAGGCGGCGATGTCCACCGTGCCGCCGCCGCAGTCGACGACCAGCGTGGCCAGGGAACCGAGGCCGCCGATTCCGGCGGCGGCGTCCTGGGCGCAGTACACGGTCGCGGCCTCGGGCTCGGTCACCAGGATCAGCCGGTTGCGGTCGTGTGCGGGGAAGCCGGCCTGGCGGGCGGCCTCGCGCATGAGGTTGCGCTCCTCGGGCTCCCAGATGGCGGGGACGGTCAGGCACCAGCGGATGTCGGACTCCAGGAACCCGCCGCCGCCCACGATCCGGTCCAGGGCCGCGCCGCGGAGTCTGCGCAGGTAGGCCGCGATCAGCGGTACGGCTCGTTCCGGGGTGCCGACGAGGCCCGCACCGGGGTCCCGGGCTGCGTCCCGGCCCTCGCGCCTCAGCCACATCTTGAACCCGTGCTCCAGGCGGCCCTCCTCCTCCGCGGCGCTCGCGCGCCGGGCGGAGTACCCCCAGTGGCGGTCGTTGCCGTCGGGGTCGAGGAAGAGCGCGGAGAGGTTCTTGGGATAGGTGAGGGGGGCGTCGTCCCACTGGTCCGGATAGTCGATCTGGCGCTCGCCGGGTGCGTCCGCGCCGGCCGGGAGCACCGCCCAGGCGAACCCGGAGCCGTGCGTCCCGAAGTCGATGGCCGCCACAACCCTGTACGTCATGCGTGGTGTCCCCCTCGCCCTCACCGGTGCCCGCGGCCGGAAGGGTGGACATTGTTACACACGGTGGACACTTCACGGACGCTCAGTCAGCCCACCTGCACCGCAAGGGAGTTGACCCCGCCGGCACGGCACAGGAGACCGAACGACCGATCGGTCGTTACTGGTTCGTAACTTCCCTGTACCTAGCGGTAACAAGCGGGCCCGTGTCACCTTTCCGATGCCACCGGCCGGCGGTACCCCCACTTTCCCAGCCACACGAGACGGCAACGAAGTCGTTGCCGGCTTCGGCGTGGCCTAGCGCAGGAGTTCCGCAGTGATCGGATTCCGCAACGTCAGCAAGGACCGGGTCCCCCGTCGGG includes these proteins:
- a CDS encoding serine/threonine-protein kinase, whose product is MAGPALDGILLDGRYRLDRLLGRGGMGEVWQATDTGSGDTVAVKTILAQSLDSPEARARFRHEARALERVVSRHTVRLFGAGSDSGVDYLAMEYVEGHSLHRELAERFIADRTPAWALPVLREIVQGIVDVHGAEIVHRDIKPSNVLLTSGGTVKVCDFGIAKLVGAEPVTELTTPGQVLGSAPYMPPEQWSGSPVTYQGDLYAFGCLAFELLTGVRPFGTCESREEYRRAHLEEQPQRLSALRPDLPPALDLLVSALLEKRPGDRPASAELASYVLDVPPLEAHGPVWARQRLAAHDAETDRMLRDAENNWLSNRPEAGLAASREVVRRRVLVNGPNADATLRARRVEADCLWTLGDLDEALQLSEELAEQRVAVLGPHNDEAIMSLRAWASRLWHLGRLSEALVPLRLIAEAREDTHGDYSPEYHRASYDLALCLSACGRGAEAVPLLRSVAAGRADLLGADAPETLESCLLLGAVLLEDEDGAVEAFARLEPLEAALDRGWIPTQRPPDHARVLIETARQRVRRRR
- a CDS encoding Hsp70 family protein — translated: MTYRVVAAIDFGTHGSGFAWAVLPAGADAPGERQIDYPDQWDDAPLTYPKNLSALFLDPDGNDRHWGYSARRASAAEEEGRLEHGFKMWLRREGRDAARDPGAGLVGTPERAVPLIAAYLRRLRGAALDRIVGGGGFLESDIRWCLTVPAIWEPEERNLMREAARQAGFPAHDRNRLILVTEPEAATVYCAQDAAAGIGGLGSLATLVVDCGGGTVDIAAYRCRRDGSLEQLRPPSGGKLGSNFINRRFQVQVLRPRLGQAAFKALEAAPAQLMELMDAFERLKTGFRDGDSAVRIPISLKASRIIDPHGGSQRLAAEQQGVDDHIVIEPDVMRGLFQGTTEPLQKLVSTQIRELLADPAVAAEGLRVILVGGFAQSPYVQSRLGQHIDKEFPAGVQLMIPPNPSRAVLGGAVHYACRPEVVHSRRASHTYAVEVSTRRRFGGVLRESGAVRALGITRVRGQGAFRDGVLDPLVLMGESVRVGSERTHSLLPLSKEQSELEVALYAVPAVKGLTVKTPGARLLGTVVVDIRDSVGEDVEDRVVDLHFTFGGTEIGVTVVNRRTQARLDTVVEFAGVPE